In Gordonia sp. SL306, the genomic window CACGCGCATCGACGGTGAGGTGGCGCTCCACAATCACGGCGACAGCGAGGTGGCAGTGCTGACGGTCGGCGCCGACGGCCCGCTCGACCTCGTGGTCGCGCGGCCGGGCGAGTCGGTCCCGATTCCGCCCGGAGACGCCGTCTGCTACGTGCAGGCGCCCCGAACCGATTGCAGCCCAACGCTGTTGGGCGTCATGTGGCTGCGCTCGGGCGAGCTGATGCCGAGTGTGCTGCCGATTCCCTCGCGGCGCGATCACCTCGACTACCACTACCTGACCCCGTGGAGCGCCGACTGGGATTGCGGTTACCCGCAGCAGATCCACCTCGATGCCGAGGCGAGTGGCGTCACCTACCAGTACCGGACAGGTGCGGACCGGATGACCATCCGCAACACCGGCGACGAGCCGATCGCGGTGATCTACAACCGTGCGGGTGAGCGGGTCGTCGCCGAGGTGGCGGCCGGCACCCGGATGACCTTCCCGGTGTGTGCGGACGCCGACACCGGCCAGGTGTTCTCCGTCGTCGGCGAGCGTGTGGACAGCAGGCCGGGCCGGTCGGCGAGCTTCGCGTCGTCGGGCGCGGTGATACCGGGAACCAGCGGCACACCGGGTACCGCAACCAATTTCGGCTCGGTCGTGATCATGCTCGGCACGGTGGTCTACAGCGCCGTGCCCAAGAAGAACCTCTACCTGGCATGGTCTGACCGTCGTCGGTGGTTGCGGCGGGCAGCCGGGTGAACAACCCGATACGTCAGCCGGCGTAGCGACGGAGCTTGGCCGATATCCGTGGGATGAGATCGCCGTCGGCGTCGACGCGCTCCTCCACATAGGCGAGGTCGCCGTCCTCGACGAGTCCGTAGAGCCGTTTCGCGCCGCCGGTGCGGCGGCCGGAATCGGCCTTGATCACCACGTCGGTGGCGAGTTCCCATGAGGTCTGGGTCAGGGGCTGACCGTAGAACAGTTCGATCGAACCCTCCGCATGGGCCAGGAGCAGTTCGATGTTGTCGTCGTCGCCGATTCGCCAGAACCCGGTCTCACGCAGATCGGGACGAACGAAACGCGCGTCGTCGTCGATCACCCACGACCGGGCCTGCCAGTTGAGAAAGTTCTGCCCGTCGTGACTGATGATGATCTGTTGAGCGAAGTGGTAGTCGACGCCGGTGTCGGGATCGTTGCCCTCACCCTCACCCAGCCAGACCCCGACCATCGGCAGAAGTGCGAGGAGCCCGGAATGCAGATCGGCGCCCTGGCGGAGATTGGCGGTGTCATGGGGGAGCGGAAGCTCGCCCCACTCGGGGAGATTGCGGTCTGCGGTCTCCCTGGCGCGTTCGGCCGCCTGGTTGATCGCGTCGTCGCCGGAGCGGCGCGCCGCGCCGTCCGGTTCATCCGCAGGCTGGGTCACGACTCGTCGTTGATCAGACGGTAGAGGACGTAGACACCGAACCAGGCGATCAGAATCGATGCCAGAATCAGCAGGATCTCGAAGAAAATGACCACGCGCAGAGTTTAGCGCGCGAGTTCTGCCGCCATCGACCCGAGGTGGTCTCGTCCGATGCTTGGATGGTGACATGAGCGATGAACAGCGCATCTCGACGGCGAGCCGCCGGATCGCCGCCCCGGCCGAACGCATCTTCGAGCTGATCGCCGATCCGGCGCGGCAACCCGACTGGGACGGGAACG contains:
- a CDS encoding FABP family protein, producing MTQPADEPDGAARRSGDDAINQAAERARETADRNLPEWGELPLPHDTANLRQGADLHSGLLALLPMVGVWLGEGEGNDPDTGVDYHFAQQIIISHDGQNFLNWQARSWVIDDDARFVRPDLRETGFWRIGDDDNIELLLAHAEGSIELFYGQPLTQTSWELATDVVIKADSGRRTGGAKRLYGLVEDGDLAYVEERVDADGDLIPRISAKLRRYAG